In the Cucurbita pepo subsp. pepo cultivar mu-cu-16 chromosome LG17, ASM280686v2, whole genome shotgun sequence genome, CCTGAATTACCATCCGCTCTTCGTCAAATCCCATTAATCACTTATTGGGTTATCCACACTATTGTTGCTTCTAAAATACACCTCTCCAGCTACCTTAGTGAAACCGAGTAAGTACGCTATTCATACCCCCAACAAATTATTCAACGAGGTCGTCACAATTAAAGTGAAACCCTAGTACTGGAACAACGATctataagtttttatttacgattgattacaaatgttatttttttcagGAATCAGCCACAAAGATATTTGAATGATTTGTCCGATAAGATCGCCAATGTACTCAACGAGCTCGAAAAGCATCTCAACGCCATACGAGAACAACATGGTCGAATACTTACTTTCATATTATCGATTGTTAATCGTAACGCTATGATTggaaaaataacattatatttGTTGTGTTTGATGCAGCCGAGGTTGATCTCTTCCGGTGGTTGGTTGATCACATTGAGCATTATCATACCGATATTACGTTAGTTGTTTCCAAGCTCCTTAGTGGCAAAACTGAAACCAATCCACTTATTGATGGCTCTACGCTAAGAGAGGTCTCATCTttatcataaatattattataatcttttggaatgtattttattaagaGGGTACGTAAGTCTCACATTGaataatttagggaatgatcctgAGTTTATAACCAAGGAATACTAGCAAAggcacgagagcttatgctcaaagtggacaatatcatactattgtgaagagtcgtgtttaTCTAACATTAATATGTGTTTACAGGTTAGCGTTCAAGAAAGTTTATCTGGAAAGAATGTGATCCTGGTAATTTCTGAATTGAATATCTCGAATGATGATATCGAGGCTCTTCATCATGTTTACGAAAGATTGAAAACGGATCACAAGACATATGAGATCGTTTGGATTCCGATTATCCCTGCGTCTTATCATGCCGAAGATCTCAAGAGATATGAGTACTTGCGTTCTATAATGAAATGGCATTCAATACCATTTACTACAAAAATAGCTGGCATGAGATATATGGAGGAGAGGTGGCAACTTAGGGAGGATCCTTTAGTTGTCGTACTCAACTCACAATCTAAAGTAGTATTTAGAAATGCAATTCATTTGATTCGAGTTTGGGGTAATGAAGCAATTGATTTTACTCATGATAGAAGCAAGAGTTTGCTAAGAAGAAATTGGCCCGATTCGACGCTCGTCAAATTCACCCACCAACCGAGACTACAAAATTGGGTATGCATgcactttgatatcatttatttcgttatatctactatatatatatctatctatcttATACGTTGACATATATACTCTTTTCGAACagatcaaacaagaaaaaagtatCTTATTCTATGGAGGAAGAAACCCGGCATGGATCCAACAATTTGAAGAGAGagtagaaattttgaaaaatgatcCTTTTATAATTGAGGGTAGTTCGTTTGAGATCGTACGGATAGGAAAGGATGTGAAAGGAGAGGATGATCCTACACTTATGAGTCGTTTTTGGAACACACAATGGGGTTATTTTGTAGTGAAGAGTCAGTTAATAGGTTCAAGTGCGAGTGAGACAACCGAAGACATCTTAAGATTGATTTCTTACCAAAATGAGGATGGTTGGGTTGTTTTGACTGTTGGCTCGGCACCTGTGCTAGTTGGTCGTGGGGTTTTGATATTGAGATTGTTAGAGGAGTTCCCTAAATGGAAGCAAAGTTTGCGGTTGAAAGCATTTCCGGATGCTTTTAGAGAATACTTCAATGAATTGGCTCTCAAGAGTCACCAATGTGATCGTGTAATTCTGCCGGGATTCAGTGGATGGATTCCTATGACTATCAATTGTCCTGAATGCCCTCGCTTCATGGAGACGGGTATTAGCTTCAAGTGTTGCCATGGAGGTGCTCATATGTGATCCACACTTGCATCCATGGTGGAAAGTCATACTCATATTATTATGTTATACTACTACTAAAATGAATaatgcaattttattttaaactcgAGTCCATTAGGTCTCGATGTTGTCATTGAACAACTTATGTATGCTTTATATTACGTGAGATTAAATGATTATCGAATCTTCTCCTAAACCTCAACAAATGAAGTATAACCATCGAGAATATTATGGTTATATATCAAACTccattttttctataaaacCATCAAGaagttaataaaattatacatatAACAAAATCATAGTCACAACAACATCAAAGaattgagttattttttaGTGGGGAActaatttaatcttaaaaaaagtGGTCTAATGCGTAGAGttttcatttgaattcaatccaatttaaataacttaattcaatttaaataagttGGTAACACAACCTAAGTCATATCCGTTAACAAATATAGATCGATCAAATTTTTGGGACATTGATACTTTTTGAACACCCCAATCTATGGCTTATGATTTCCAATTGATGAATTGAGTTATTTTTAGGGTCATGGGTGGGTGACTTAACTCTGATCACCTCTCTATGGGAGCTTGTTGACATTGGGCCACAAGTCATAGAGTGACGGCTAATAAGCTAAGTTAGTATACTAAGATGGAGAGAATGAAGctgtgagaccgagtttaccgttcaagaataaataggaaaaggagtCGTACAGACAACCCGAAACAAAGAAGGCGTAATGTTGAGCAAAATATTGGATGGAAAAAAGGGAGGTAGTAGCGTAAAGGATTGGTGGGGTATGAACAAGGGAGCCTTTTGTGAGTATTGAATCACAAGGACACAAAGAATCAAGATTCATAACTTAAAAAAGAAGGGAGATGAGGAATTTGACTGCAAGGAGCCATGCTTTCTCCTTTCATATGGTACAATCTCCAaagtaattttattgtttCGATAGTTGACGGTTAAGGCTTACCATATTTGTCcttttattaaaggcaaatatattgtattcatttattattattttttttaatgttatttccatattatttataatttaccatttctatattatatagataaataaataagagaactctcaccacgattgaggtgtggtggattcagcaaacattcacacaCCCGAGTAAAGAAAgggtatatgaatgaattgagaCCATATCTAAATGAGAGCTGTTATAAGACTATGATAATaaagaaagacttaaaagaaatgaaaattattatctaGACCAATAAAATGTACATTtcttttcggtggctcaaACATAGAAACCGACAcgttaaatgtattttatttggaGCAATTCAATGTTGGGTGACCTCTAATAAATTTCCGTGGAATGCATGTGAAAGAAGTGAGGAGTACGTAACCTGACCATGTTGAGGCCGTTGAGGCCATCATGTGTCGAATATGAATTTgtcgatgttttttttttttttttttttttttttttttttttttttNatatattctttttcttcttaatgtAATGGAAACTATTATTTTTAGCCTCATGCTAATTGTAATGGTACCGAATTACTTTATCTCTATCTATATTTCTGGACTCCGTTTGATAGTTACTTGATTATCAACCCTATCTTATGAGATATAAtatcaacaaaagaaaaaatttcaagggaaaaagatatttttatagaACATGCATGCTAATACCGATCTCTAATAATTGCATGGCTTAATTCACTAATTTTCAAGGAAATACAATGAGATTATACCCAAATGGAGTAACATCAAAAAGGGTAGCATAAGACCTCCCATCATTACATGTGAGTTTTACCGTGACAACATTTGAAGTTGATACCGGTTTCCATGAAACGAGGACATTCAGGACAATTGACTACCATTGGGATCCATCCACTGAATGCTGGAAGAACAACTTTATCACATTGATGCCTCCTTAAAGCAACTTCATTAAAGTAATCTTTGAAAGAATCCGGAAAACTTTTTATGTTCAATATTTGTTTCCATTTATTGAAGTCTTCCAATACAGCCAAAATCAAATCCCCACGACCAACGAGGACAGGTAGAGTACCCACAGCTATAATGCCCcaaccattttcattttcataagaTATCAACCGCAGAATATCTTCCGTTGTTTCACTTGCACTTGAACCTCTTATTTGACTCTGAATTATGAAGAATCCCCATTGCGTACTCCAAAAACGAGACATAACGGTAGGATCATCCTTTCCCATAGCGTTCTTCCCTACGCATATAATATCGAATGTAATCCCTTTCACTCTTATTAGGGGATCGTTTTTAATGTCTATAACTTTATCTTCAAATCGTTGAATCCAATTCGGGTCTTTTCCTCCATAAAATATGACACTCTTTTCTTCATCCATctaattgaaaaacaaaaactttatCAATGTTTTATGGCCAAACCAAACCCTATAGACAAAGATGTGTGTAATAGACAAAATTACTTACTACTCTCGAGTGGCTAGTAAATTTGAGAATAGTAGACTTTGGCCAATCACTTTCCAACAAAATGTCTATTTTTCTACGACTGAAAGGAACAGCCTCCGATCCCCAAACTCGAATTAAATGAATTGCATTTGTAAACTCCACTTTTGACATTGAGTCAAGAACAACTACTAATGGATCTTCTCGAAGTTGccaattttcttctaaaaatcTCCATCCTGCAATTTTTGTAGTATATTGCACTATATACCATGGCATCTTAGATGCAACATAGTTGTACCTTTTtcgattttcttcttctcgaTCATGTGGGTTGATAATCGGAATCCAAACGATCCTATATTTATCTTCTCTACTCAATTCGTCGTAAACTTCATGAAGAGCTTTGATATCGTCTTCTGAAATGTTTAATCGAGATATTACCAATACCATGTTCTTCCTCCTCAAGCTACTTTCAATTCTAACCTATATCATATTCATATCCATTATGAAATGCATAAATCGAATATGAAatcaaatatgaaaacaaatgaGTATTAAAGATATTGACCTTTCTATGAGTCGAGCCATCTATGAAAGGTGTTGCTTCGTTCTTTCCCTCGATCAATTTCGATACAACCGCCGACAATTGAGTAGGATGGTTTTCGATATGATCCACCAACcatttatatagtttaatctCCTCTGCAAGAaggaattttgtttcaaaaaaaaaatttaacaatgattttgaaaaaaaaaaaaaaaatttgtatgacCTCGCCGTTGTCGGATATCTTTCAGATGGGTTTCAAGTGTGAAGAGTATTGAATTGATCTTCTCTGTCAATTCATTCAAATACTTCCGTGATTGACCCCTGAGATTAATACAACATTCATTAGCTATTTGATATCAAGTTTAGTTAAAAGCATGAACTTAGAGTACTTACTGATTGGCAGTGGAATAAGCAGAAATTTGTGTTCTAGAAGCAACAATAATGTGTATAACCCAATAAGTGATCAAAGGGATTTGGCGAATGGCTGAAGATAACTCAGTTATTTCGTTCATATCATACTTGgatatatctttaatttctttcatatatttgATGGCTTGCATGCAAGCGTAGATTAAGCACTTTGGGGTAAGAAACACTTGGCGATATTTGGGTGTGTCCAAGTGCTTGTATAACTCGGGCACTCGCTTGATTGTGGCC is a window encoding:
- the LOC111779309 gene encoding protein SIEVE ELEMENT OCCLUSION B-like: MASTVPKTPTAAPALLHSAHKEETSTRHYSDELVTGHIYAKHRDDDTTKIDLPSYISVIENILTTSHRITDNIHRGTEGRLVYSDDTLRSNVVIDPPLCTLHRINSELSCKAPGITKAHETTLEIFDILTNYPWEAKAALTLLAFTSDYGDLWHLYHYSMTDPLAKSLAIIKRVASLKKHLDSFPYQQVLLNPSSLIRSCLQAIKYMNQIREFSKYDVKELPELPSALRQIPLITYWVIHTIVASKIHLSSYLSETENQPQRYLNDLSDKIANVLNELEKHLNAIREQHAEVDLFRWLVDHIEHYHTDITLVVSKLLSGKTETNPLIDGSTLREVSVQESLSGKNVILVISELNISNDDIEALHHVYERLKTDHKTYEIVWIPIIPASYHAEDLKRYEYLRSIMKWHSIPFTTKIAGMRYMEERWQLREDPLVVVLNSQSKVVFRNAIHLIRVWGNEAIDFTHDRSKSLLRRNWPDSTLVKFTHQPRLQNWIKQEKSILFYGGRNPAWIQQFEERVEILKNDPFIIEGSSFEIVRIGKDVKGEDDPTLMSRFWNTQWGYFVVKSQLIGSSASETTEDILRLISYQNEDGWVVLTVGSAPVLVGRGVLILRLLEEFPKWKQSLRLKAFPDAFREYFNELALKSHQCDRVILPGFSGWIPMTINCPECPRFMETGISFKCCHGGAHM
- the LOC111779310 gene encoding protein SIEVE ELEMENT OCCLUSION B-like codes for the protein MSLLSLKKPITSLVHPKSQNLDEGLNLESFTDDIVANYIYAKHYEDEKFKIDIDSYILLVESIIITADRITDSISRVIEGRIAFGNDSYAASLNLPLCTLHRISSQLACKAAGIEKAHETTMEILNILINYPWEAKAILTLAAFSMDYGDLWHLNHYFKTDPLAKTLATIKRVPELYKHLDTPKYRQVFLTPKCLIYACMQAIKYMKEIKDISKYDMNEITELSSAIRQIPLITYWVIHIIVASRTQISAYSTANQGQSRKYLNELTEKINSILFTLETHLKDIRQRREEIKLYKWLVDHIENHPTQLSAVVSKLIEGKNEATPFIDGSTHRKVRIESSLRRKNMVLVISRLNISEDDIKALHEVYDELSREDKYRIVWIPIINPHDREEENRKRYNYVASKMPWYIVQYTTKIAGWRFLEENWQLREDPLVVVLDSMSKVEFTNAIHLIRVWGSEAVPFSRRKIDILLESDWPKSTILKFTSHSRVMDEEKSVIFYGGKDPNWIQRFEDKVIDIKNDPLIRVKGITFDIICVGKNAMGKDDPTVMSRFWSTQWGFFIIQSQIRGSSASETTEDILRLISYENENGWGIIAVGTLPVLVGRGDLILAVLEDFNKWKQILNIKSFPDSFKDYFNEVALRRHQCDKVVLPAFSGWIPMVVNCPECPRFMETGINFKCCHGKTHM